A stretch of Ligilactobacillus faecis DNA encodes these proteins:
- a CDS encoding RNA-guided endonuclease InsQ/TnpB family protein, whose amino-acid sequence MKSMAKMQYHYGLKMRCYPSDQQKQLIKINSDASRFIYNEMVAIGKELMQLRRVKLSIDTVQERIKQLTMRQNAKQMSNHYQFLEDKRIDSLAKANAIQNYRKAWNAFRKIHTAGVPKFHRKSYRWRYQTNCQYPGQKTALLTNGTVCFLDNSHIKVPKIGLLRVAGSQARLLRRMCETRIGTVTLTKDPADHFFLSMQLASDEPFVKVSKANHGHIGIDLNTDNFLTDNEGNTVPNPRYYRTIKGKLAKEQRILSRRQRRVKKEHRSLRDSKNYQKQRLLVAKLHAKVMNQRHNFLQQISTALIKNHDLVVAEELRSKNMLKNHALALSISDVGWRSFLGMLAYKADLYGRQFITISPRNTTQTCHNCGFVMGTNGTNKLTLADRKWTCPNCGIHHIRDWNAAKNILDKGIAKLS is encoded by the coding sequence ATGAAGTCAATGGCAAAAATGCAATATCATTATGGCCTGAAAATGCGTTGCTACCCTAGTGACCAACAAAAGCAGTTGATTAAAATTAACAGTGACGCTAGTCGCTTTATCTATAACGAAATGGTTGCGATCGGTAAGGAACTGATGCAACTTCGCAGAGTTAAGTTATCGATTGACACAGTCCAGGAGCGTATTAAGCAACTAACTATGCGTCAAAACGCTAAACAAATGTCTAATCACTATCAATTTTTAGAAGATAAACGAATTGACAGTTTGGCGAAAGCTAATGCCATTCAGAACTACCGAAAAGCTTGGAATGCTTTTCGGAAGATTCACACTGCTGGTGTTCCTAAATTTCATCGAAAGAGTTATCGCTGGCGTTATCAAACCAATTGTCAATACCCAGGGCAAAAGACTGCGTTGCTAACTAACGGTACAGTATGTTTTCTAGATAATAGCCATATCAAAGTACCTAAAATAGGATTGTTACGTGTTGCCGGTTCCCAAGCACGTCTCTTGAGGAGAATGTGTGAGACTAGAATTGGTACTGTGACATTGACTAAAGATCCAGCGGATCACTTCTTTCTATCAATGCAACTAGCTTCAGATGAACCTTTTGTTAAAGTGTCCAAGGCTAATCACGGACATATTGGAATTGATCTTAATACTGATAATTTCTTAACCGATAATGAAGGTAACACAGTTCCTAATCCACGATATTATCGCACTATTAAAGGTAAATTAGCTAAAGAACAGCGTATTCTATCTAGACGACAACGGCGTGTCAAAAAAGAACATCGTTCTTTACGCGATAGTAAAAATTATCAAAAGCAACGCTTGTTAGTTGCTAAACTCCATGCCAAAGTAATGAACCAAAGACATAATTTTCTCCAACAAATCTCTACTGCACTAATCAAGAACCACGATTTAGTAGTAGCTGAGGAGTTGCGTAGTAAGAATATGCTCAAGAATCATGCTTTAGCGCTTAGTATTTCTGACGTTGGCTGGCGTTCCTTTCTCGGCATGTTGGCTTATAAAGCAGATCTATATGGTCGACAATTTATCACAATCAGCCCAAGAAATACTACACAAACATGTCACAATTGTGGCTTTGTGATGGGTACTAATGGCACGAACAAACTAACGTTAGCTGATCGAAAATGGACGTGTCCGAACTGTGGTATTCATCATATTCGTGATTGGAATGCAGCTAAAAATATTCTGGATAAGGGAATTGCTAAATTATCCTAG
- the recX gene encoding recombination regulator RecX, translated as MPKKITSIAVQKKAGRFNVFLDGHYAFPVSENTLIKYRLAKGMEISDNLIEVLKKEDQYQKAYSKALDHLSYQLRTVKEMKTYLKKLAIPEHDITRVIITLTEAKYLDDLNYAKSYVRTSAKTTDKGPVVITQKLRQKGVASDLIEEALLEFDFEQQVTNALKVAQKTVAKNHKLSFQALKNKLYQTLLAKGFPNQVIDGALAELELELDEEAEWDTLVAQGDKLWPRYRRLAEPKRSLKFKQALYRKGFSLSLIDEYLATLEFEE; from the coding sequence ATGCCTAAAAAAATAACTTCGATCGCTGTGCAAAAAAAAGCCGGACGTTTTAATGTCTTTTTAGACGGGCATTACGCCTTTCCAGTCAGTGAAAATACTTTGATCAAATACCGCCTTGCCAAAGGAATGGAAATTTCTGATAATTTGATCGAAGTTTTAAAAAAAGAAGATCAGTATCAAAAGGCTTATAGTAAAGCCTTAGATCACTTGAGTTATCAACTACGAACAGTCAAAGAGATGAAAACATATTTAAAAAAACTCGCTATTCCTGAACATGATATAACACGGGTCATTATCACTTTGACAGAGGCTAAATATTTAGATGACCTCAACTATGCTAAAAGCTACGTCCGAACTAGCGCAAAAACGACAGATAAAGGACCAGTCGTGATCACTCAAAAACTTAGACAAAAAGGAGTCGCCTCTGATTTGATCGAAGAGGCTCTACTCGAATTTGATTTTGAGCAACAAGTCACAAATGCACTTAAAGTGGCACAAAAAACAGTTGCTAAAAACCATAAGCTTTCTTTTCAAGCTTTAAAAAATAAGCTTTATCAGACTTTGTTAGCAAAAGGTTTTCCAAATCAAGTCATCGACGGCGCACTAGCCGAGCTTGAGCTCGAATTAGACGAAGAAGCTGAATGGGATACATTAGTCGCCCAAGGTGACAAACTCTGGCCCCGTTACCGCCGTTTAGCTGAGCCAAAGCGTTCCTTAAAATTCAAGCAGGCTCTCTACCGTAAAGGTTTTTCGTTGAGTTTGATCGATGAATATTTAGCTACACTAGAATTTGAAGAGTAA
- a CDS encoding YihY/virulence factor BrkB family protein, which produces MKLDLATTKKRLARFSELFQKNFKRANVSSTAIVIAYYTLVTIFPMVIFIGNILPLLRLEVDAVLPYLEMAMPRSIYTTLEPLITKFLQTGASGSVASISGLVTLWATSRGINALKQAFNQAYDVGKDQGVVTQRILSFLIMIFIGVMLIIFFVIYSFGQLVLEHLTPLFELPADWLTTFSQLKWPTTVLGLFLIFIILYFLVPNAKVHLKYIWPGAVVATLGWMMLTQVFSIYVRYFARSFLSYGTLGTFIVLLLWLNYSAYVIMLGVVINASLEELYGGRVKAKGALDHFTDTAVKKQVKRVFKKK; this is translated from the coding sequence ATGAAATTAGACCTAGCAACAACTAAAAAACGTTTAGCACGTTTTAGCGAACTTTTTCAAAAAAATTTTAAGCGGGCTAACGTTAGTAGTACGGCGATCGTGATCGCATATTATACGCTAGTGACGATCTTTCCAATGGTCATTTTTATTGGAAATATTCTCCCGTTGTTACGCCTAGAAGTTGATGCCGTGCTTCCGTATCTTGAAATGGCAATGCCCAGATCGATCTACACGACTTTAGAGCCACTGATCACTAAATTTTTACAAACTGGTGCTTCGGGAAGTGTTGCTTCGATCAGTGGGCTTGTGACATTATGGGCAACAAGTCGGGGGATCAATGCTTTGAAACAAGCTTTTAATCAAGCGTATGATGTCGGGAAAGATCAAGGTGTAGTCACACAACGGATCTTATCATTTTTGATCATGATCTTTATCGGAGTCATGTTGATCATTTTCTTTGTGATCTATAGTTTTGGTCAGCTTGTTTTAGAACATCTTACACCACTATTTGAGTTACCAGCAGACTGGTTGACGACATTTAGCCAGTTAAAATGGCCAACGACAGTGTTAGGACTTTTTTTGATCTTTATTATTTTATATTTTTTAGTGCCTAATGCCAAAGTTCATCTAAAATATATTTGGCCTGGGGCAGTCGTAGCAACATTAGGCTGGATGATGTTGACGCAAGTCTTTAGTATCTACGTTCGTTATTTTGCGCGCTCTTTTTTAAGTTATGGGACGCTTGGGACTTTTATTGTTTTATTGCTGTGGTTAAATTACAGTGCTTATGTGATCATGCTTGGAGTCGTGATCAATGCTTCCCTTGAAGAATTATATGGTGGTAGAGTCAAAGCCAAAGGAGCGTTGGATCATTTTACAGACACTGCCGTTAAAAAGCAGGTCAAGCGTGTTTTTAAAAAGAAATAA
- a CDS encoding LysM peptidoglycan-binding domain-containing protein — protein MTKRHQKHKQHKKLKVGGQILLGVFCVGLLSALAWQNETIKSRVINTFGDSAKYQKEEYEKQKALAAKKYGPAKQSSQTSKKEDPSSQKKSSASSLKESKKTTEYVNYTVRSGDSLTAIAMRYGVSVQDLIQINDLPANGRVAAGEVLKIPDNGERPAETDSSNTGAATTSQSSVATDSSYSDQDETGAEEESTPTSQTEQTVGSQASRSDTDE, from the coding sequence ATGACAAAAAGACATCAAAAACATAAACAACACAAAAAACTTAAAGTAGGAGGACAAATTTTACTTGGCGTGTTTTGTGTAGGTTTACTGAGTGCTCTTGCTTGGCAAAATGAAACGATCAAAAGTCGAGTGATCAATACATTTGGGGATAGTGCTAAATATCAAAAAGAAGAGTATGAAAAACAAAAGGCCTTAGCTGCTAAAAAATATGGTCCAGCAAAGCAAAGCAGTCAAACTTCAAAAAAAGAAGATCCGTCTAGTCAAAAAAAGAGTTCAGCAAGTAGTTTGAAAGAAAGTAAAAAAACTACAGAGTACGTAAACTATACGGTGCGTTCTGGTGATTCTTTGACAGCGATCGCCATGCGCTATGGGGTGAGTGTTCAAGATCTGATCCAAATAAATGATCTTCCTGCTAATGGACGCGTGGCTGCTGGCGAAGTATTAAAAATTCCAGACAATGGAGAAAGACCAGCAGAAACTGATAGCTCCAATACAGGGGCCGCTACTACCTCACAAAGTTCTGTGGCGACTGACTCGTCTTATAGCGATCAAGATGAAACTGGGGCAGAGGAAGAAAGTACGCCGACCTCTCAAACTGAGCAAACGGTAGGTTCGCAAGCTTCTCGATCTGATACAGATGAATAG
- the galU gene encoding UTP--glucose-1-phosphate uridylyltransferase GalU codes for MKVRKAVIPAAGLGTRFLPATKALAKEMLPIIDKPTIQYIVEEAKKSGIEDILVVTGKGKRPIEDHFDSVPELEQNLKEKGKKDLLRLVEQTTDINLYFIRQSHPRGLGDAVLMAKDFVGNEPFVVMLGDDIMEDKVPLTKQLMNRYDETHASTLAVMKVPHEEVNKYGVIDPTLETKPGLYDVKQFVEKPDVDKAPSDLAIIGRYLLTPEIFTMLETQKPGAGNEIQLTDAIDRLNKIQRVFAHEFKGQRYDVGYKFGYLKTSIQFGLRHPEVQDELKAYIKELGKTLK; via the coding sequence ATGAAAGTAAGAAAAGCAGTTATTCCAGCCGCTGGGTTAGGGACAAGATTTTTACCTGCAACAAAAGCTTTAGCCAAAGAGATGTTGCCGATCATTGATAAGCCAACGATCCAATACATTGTTGAAGAAGCTAAGAAATCAGGGATCGAAGATATTTTAGTTGTTACTGGAAAGGGTAAACGTCCGATCGAAGATCACTTTGATTCGGTACCAGAGCTCGAACAAAATTTAAAAGAAAAAGGTAAAAAAGACCTTTTGCGTTTAGTTGAGCAGACAACAGATATCAACCTTTATTTTATCCGTCAATCGCATCCACGTGGTTTAGGAGATGCTGTTTTGATGGCAAAAGACTTTGTCGGTAATGAACCGTTTGTCGTTATGTTAGGCGATGATATCATGGAAGATAAAGTTCCATTGACAAAACAATTGATGAATCGCTATGACGAAACACATGCGTCAACGTTAGCCGTTATGAAAGTGCCACATGAAGAAGTTAACAAGTACGGTGTCATTGATCCAACATTAGAGACAAAACCAGGTCTTTATGACGTAAAGCAATTTGTTGAAAAACCAGACGTTGATAAGGCTCCTTCTGATTTAGCGATCATTGGACGCTACCTTTTGACGCCAGAGATCTTCACAATGCTTGAAACACAAAAGCCAGGTGCTGGCAATGAGATCCAATTAACAGATGCGATCGATCGTTTGAATAAGATCCAACGTGTCTTTGCTCATGAATTTAAAGGGCAACGTTACGATGTAGGTTATAAGTTTGGCTATCTTAAAACTTCGATTCAATTTGGGCTCCGTCATCCAGAAGTTCAAGATGAATTGAAAGCTTATATCAAGGAACTTGGTAAAACGCTCAAGTAA
- the map gene encoding type I methionyl aminopeptidase, translating into MITIKSPREIEEMAKSGAILAGMHVGLRDLIKPGISSWDIEEFARKYFKEHDAIAEQIGFEGYEYATCVSVNDEICHGFPRKNLILKEGDLVKVDTVVNYHGAMSDSCWSYVVGKATPEVERLMEVTKKALYLGIEQAKVGNRIGDIGAAIQKYVEDENGYGDVREFIGHGIGPTMHESPNVPHFGEAGKGVRLREGMTITIEPMVNAGSWQADMSDPNGWVARTADGSLSCQYEHTIVITKDGPKILTSQDPDIDAKYLYKKD; encoded by the coding sequence ATGATAACGATCAAATCACCACGTGAAATAGAAGAAATGGCTAAATCCGGTGCGATCTTAGCTGGGATGCACGTTGGCTTACGTGACCTGATCAAACCGGGGATCTCTAGCTGGGATATCGAAGAGTTTGCGCGGAAGTATTTTAAAGAACATGATGCGATCGCTGAACAGATCGGATTTGAAGGTTATGAATACGCAACTTGTGTCAGTGTAAATGACGAGATCTGCCACGGTTTTCCGCGTAAGAACTTGATCTTAAAAGAAGGCGATCTTGTCAAAGTCGATACGGTCGTCAACTATCATGGAGCAATGAGCGATTCTTGCTGGAGTTATGTTGTTGGTAAAGCGACACCCGAAGTTGAACGTTTGATGGAAGTGACTAAAAAAGCACTTTATCTAGGGATCGAGCAAGCTAAAGTCGGAAATCGGATCGGTGATATCGGAGCTGCGATCCAAAAATACGTCGAAGATGAAAATGGTTATGGTGATGTGCGCGAATTTATCGGACATGGGATCGGACCAACGATGCATGAGAGCCCTAATGTCCCTCATTTTGGTGAAGCTGGTAAAGGTGTGCGTTTGCGCGAAGGGATGACGATCACGATCGAACCGATGGTCAATGCTGGTAGCTGGCAAGCTGATATGAGTGATCCAAATGGCTGGGTCGCACGTACGGCAGATGGAAGTTTATCGTGCCAATATGAGCATACGATCGTGATCACTAAAGATGGTCCTAAGATCTTAACCTCACAAGATCCTGATATCGATGCTAAATATCTGTATAAAAAGGACTAA
- a CDS encoding flavodoxin yields MATAKIVFATITGNNEDIADIIAQALEEKGLSVSVEEISQADPADFEDVDLCVVCPYTYDEGSLPDEGLDFYEELAEVDLSGKVFGVAGSGDTFYGEYFGVAVDKFATALEAAGATKGAPNLKINLAPDSEEDIQALDDFAATLAQAVIA; encoded by the coding sequence ATGGCTACTGCTAAAATCGTTTTTGCTACGATCACAGGAAACAATGAGGACATTGCTGATATCATCGCCCAAGCGCTTGAAGAAAAAGGCTTGAGCGTCAGCGTTGAAGAGATCTCCCAAGCCGATCCAGCTGACTTTGAAGACGTCGATCTTTGTGTTGTTTGTCCTTATACTTATGATGAAGGCTCTCTTCCAGATGAAGGTCTTGATTTTTATGAGGAATTAGCTGAAGTCGATCTCAGTGGCAAAGTCTTTGGAGTCGCAGGTTCAGGTGATACTTTTTATGGGGAATATTTTGGTGTTGCAGTCGATAAATTTGCCACTGCCCTTGAAGCTGCTGGAGCAACTAAAGGCGCCCCCAACTTAAAGATCAATTTAGCCCCTGATAGTGAAGAAGACATCCAAGCGCTAGATGATTTTGCAGCAACATTAGCACAAGCAGTTATCGCTTAA
- a CDS encoding YfhO family protein, producing the protein MEFSFTKKKNSHLYLTYSLAFLIVAFFVYGTYLITGHALIWHLDGANQHLPLLEEYRSYLHAFFKDPSTISTWSWHFGLGSDVFQVYSYYTLGDIFIYPLLLLPAKALVTGYQVMIVIRLYCAGLAFCYFANHFEFDRFTITGGALVYLFNAFLLYSNVAQPFFTTPFILFPLIIVALERTLQQGKIGPLILVFSWMLISSFYFAYILGIGAMLYLGLRFGLTYRKKIKTLKARIHLLSKLALATVISLLCSSFLLVPEIIAVKNSTRSGGVFANGLNVYPLYYYLALPSQLINGANRDFYFWSALGFSSIVFFALIYIILHKKTYRLTFWALYLSFIMLLLPQFGALMNGLMAPSNRWTLLSCLPIAFAVCVLLKDLRSLSEKTLRIFSFALVGYVTFIGLTYLFQNDEKLFVPMIFLFVFWALLGNANKKKTPQKFLLSAILLNVCLNAIYFEAPFNGGYAAEMLPLKAYETLKTKRFAGLEKNLPDPKDDFYRISTLSKNYNLGSNYHLYNVLGSKLYSINSYYSLQNKALSDFANAYQNAQYEANIPLGQLSDRTILNNFLGVRYLFTQINQPNATKLPYGYQLVQTTPKISDANGDSSKDRQTKLYQTRSAFPLVYFQTKVLPTTEAKKLSATEQERALPLGVVVSQAATTGLAKVDQKQLRSEVQELPYQLISSRGNVVSPNELDKQDSEQTYTLVLQLPKEQTISGELQLDLSHIKYAPYTLKKQLALEEQQKVSDLTQGLLEQNKLLTSYKYFRYHILQGSPDNSFSLSVSSPLGSEKLFQPKQNALSFYKVVTAGTLNLGYFETLPQTLTLTPSKLGNYHFDLKVYVQTLGPTYVKQVKELQKHALQQIKLTPTGLSGQIKVDQAGILTSSIPYAKGWSVKVDGKKRPVLKTNHAFVGVRLTKGKHQIRFSYTIPGLKLGAYLSLSGLICLGFCLIFEKYYFKRSGQ; encoded by the coding sequence GTGGAATTTTCATTTACTAAAAAAAAGAACTCACACCTTTATTTGACATATTCGTTAGCTTTTCTCATCGTTGCCTTTTTTGTTTACGGCACGTATTTGATCACTGGTCATGCCTTGATCTGGCATCTTGATGGTGCAAATCAACATTTACCATTATTAGAAGAGTATCGGAGCTATCTACACGCTTTTTTTAAAGATCCAAGTACAATAAGTACATGGTCCTGGCACTTTGGGCTCGGGAGCGACGTTTTTCAAGTCTACTCTTATTACACGCTAGGTGACATCTTTATCTACCCGCTCTTACTCTTGCCAGCTAAAGCACTTGTCACAGGCTATCAGGTAATGATCGTTATTCGGTTGTATTGTGCAGGACTTGCTTTCTGCTACTTTGCCAATCATTTTGAGTTCGATCGTTTTACGATCACTGGCGGAGCATTAGTCTATCTTTTCAATGCTTTTTTGCTCTATTCAAATGTGGCACAACCGTTTTTTACAACACCATTCATTCTCTTTCCTTTGATCATTGTTGCACTTGAACGAACTTTACAACAAGGAAAGATCGGGCCACTGATCCTCGTTTTTAGTTGGATGTTGATCAGTAGTTTTTACTTTGCTTATATTTTAGGGATCGGCGCGATGCTTTATTTAGGTTTGCGCTTTGGTCTGACGTATCGTAAAAAGATCAAAACTTTAAAAGCTCGCATCCATCTTTTAAGTAAATTAGCCCTTGCCACGGTGATCAGCTTACTTTGTTCTAGTTTTCTCCTTGTTCCAGAGATCATCGCTGTCAAAAATTCAACTCGTTCAGGTGGTGTCTTTGCTAACGGGTTAAACGTTTACCCACTCTATTATTACTTAGCTTTGCCAAGCCAGTTGATCAATGGAGCTAACCGTGACTTTTATTTTTGGAGTGCGCTTGGTTTTTCAAGTATCGTCTTTTTTGCGCTTATCTACATCATTTTGCATAAAAAGACGTATCGTCTGACCTTTTGGGCCTTATATCTTAGTTTTATCATGTTGCTCTTACCACAATTTGGAGCACTTATGAATGGGCTGATGGCCCCTTCGAACCGTTGGACATTACTCAGTTGCTTACCGATCGCTTTTGCAGTCTGTGTTTTGCTCAAAGATCTGCGATCACTTTCAGAAAAAACTTTGCGGATCTTTTCTTTTGCCCTCGTTGGCTATGTGACTTTTATCGGTCTGACCTATCTTTTCCAAAATGATGAAAAGCTCTTTGTCCCGATGATCTTTTTATTTGTCTTTTGGGCTCTACTTGGCAATGCGAATAAAAAAAAGACGCCCCAAAAGTTTCTTTTGAGTGCGATCTTATTAAATGTCTGTCTCAACGCGATCTATTTTGAAGCCCCCTTTAACGGAGGCTATGCTGCTGAGATGTTACCACTAAAAGCTTATGAAACTTTAAAAACTAAACGCTTTGCAGGATTGGAAAAAAATTTACCCGATCCTAAAGACGATTTTTATCGGATCTCTACGTTGAGCAAAAATTACAATTTAGGTTCAAACTATCACCTATATAACGTTTTGGGCTCCAAACTCTATTCGATCAATTCATATTATTCTTTACAAAATAAAGCACTTAGCGACTTTGCTAATGCTTATCAAAACGCACAATATGAAGCTAATATCCCCCTAGGACAATTATCAGATCGAACTATTTTGAATAACTTTTTAGGGGTCCGTTATTTATTTACTCAGATCAATCAACCTAATGCAACTAAACTTCCTTATGGCTATCAACTCGTGCAAACGACGCCAAAGATCAGTGACGCCAATGGTGACAGTTCAAAAGACCGTCAAACTAAACTTTATCAAACTAGATCAGCGTTTCCACTCGTTTATTTCCAAACTAAAGTGTTGCCAACGACTGAAGCCAAAAAACTTTCGGCTACAGAACAAGAGCGAGCTTTGCCTCTTGGAGTCGTTGTTTCACAAGCTGCTACTACTGGTTTAGCTAAAGTCGATCAAAAACAGTTGCGCTCTGAAGTGCAAGAGCTTCCTTACCAATTGATCTCGAGCCGTGGTAACGTCGTTTCACCAAATGAGCTAGATAAACAGGATTCAGAGCAAACGTATACGCTCGTTTTACAACTTCCAAAAGAACAAACTATCAGTGGTGAGTTGCAACTTGATCTCTCACATATCAAATATGCCCCGTATACTTTAAAAAAACAGCTTGCTTTAGAAGAACAGCAAAAGGTAAGTGATCTGACCCAAGGGCTATTGGAACAAAACAAACTTTTAACCAGTTATAAATATTTCCGCTACCACATTTTACAAGGGTCACCAGATAATAGTTTCTCCTTGAGCGTCAGTTCACCTTTAGGGAGTGAAAAGCTCTTTCAACCAAAACAAAATGCTCTCTCTTTTTATAAAGTCGTAACTGCAGGTACTTTAAATCTTGGTTACTTTGAAACGCTCCCGCAAACTTTGACGTTGACACCATCTAAGTTAGGTAACTACCATTTTGACTTAAAAGTTTACGTTCAAACTTTAGGTCCAACTTATGTAAAGCAAGTTAAAGAGCTACAAAAGCACGCTCTCCAACAAATCAAACTGACCCCAACTGGACTTTCAGGGCAGATCAAAGTCGACCAAGCTGGGATCTTAACATCTTCGATCCCCTATGCTAAAGGTTGGAGCGTTAAAGTAGACGGTAAAAAACGCCCTGTTTTGAAAACTAACCATGCTTTTGTCGGTGTACGTTTAACAAAGGGAAAACATCAGATCCGCTTTAGTTATACGATCCCAGGACTCAAGTTAGGAGCCTATCTTTCACTTAGTGGACTCATTTGTTTAGGCTTCTGTCTTATCTTTGAAAAATATTATTTCAAACGATCAGGCCAATAA
- a CDS encoding IS4 family transposase encodes MNIAQLKKLFLTTLDSIDQEKEKYVVDPKRDFIRQRKLVFKDTLLYILSMGGGTILSELSQLTGGIPELTVSAFTQQRYKVKAEAFKKFFHLFSDRLSQNTQSQIRILAIDGSSIHIPTDPTDKSSYFPSPNGRKAYNLLHLNALFDLDKQIYTDVIVQKGMDNERNALNKMIARSKIPKALIIGDRGYESYNTLAHIQEKGWSFLIRVRNNNGVISGIALPDERQFDKHFTLKLTRKQTRETKELFRERNSYRFIPANVTFDFLSQKTKKADPTEFYSLEFRIVRFSVSEDKDVTVVTNLNQSSYPAWKLKKLYHLRWGIETAFRTLKHTLGLLNFHAKKIVGILQEIYAKLIVYNFTQMIIDHVSLQEKARSYQYKVNFTVAVRLCRSFIRGKSPPKRLESYISKNILPIRNGRHYKRSSSRRKASGFNYRIT; translated from the coding sequence ATGAATATAGCACAACTGAAAAAGTTATTTTTAACTACCCTTGACTCGATCGACCAAGAAAAAGAAAAATATGTTGTCGATCCCAAACGTGATTTTATACGTCAGAGAAAACTTGTTTTTAAAGACACGCTACTTTATATTCTATCAATGGGTGGCGGGACTATTCTAAGTGAATTATCACAACTAACAGGAGGTATACCGGAACTCACTGTTTCAGCTTTTACACAACAAAGATATAAAGTAAAAGCTGAGGCGTTTAAAAAATTCTTCCATCTGTTTTCCGATCGATTATCACAAAACACTCAAAGTCAAATCAGGATCCTAGCTATCGATGGCTCTAGTATTCATATCCCAACTGATCCAACTGATAAAAGCTCTTATTTTCCATCTCCAAATGGTCGCAAAGCTTATAATTTACTTCACCTTAACGCACTCTTTGACTTAGACAAACAAATTTATACAGATGTGATCGTCCAAAAAGGTATGGATAATGAGCGCAATGCCTTGAATAAAATGATCGCTCGTTCTAAAATCCCTAAGGCGCTCATTATTGGCGATAGAGGATATGAATCTTATAATACCTTAGCGCACATCCAAGAAAAAGGTTGGTCTTTCTTGATCAGAGTACGAAACAACAATGGCGTGATCAGTGGAATAGCACTTCCAGATGAACGCCAATTCGATAAACATTTCACACTAAAATTAACACGTAAACAAACTAGAGAAACTAAGGAATTATTTAGAGAACGTAATTCTTATAGATTTATACCGGCCAATGTGACCTTCGATTTTTTATCACAAAAAACCAAGAAAGCTGACCCAACTGAATTTTATTCACTTGAATTTAGAATAGTACGTTTTTCTGTATCCGAAGACAAGGATGTGACTGTAGTAACTAATCTAAATCAAAGTTCATATCCAGCTTGGAAACTAAAAAAGCTTTACCATTTACGTTGGGGGATAGAAACAGCATTCAGGACATTGAAACATACCTTGGGATTATTGAACTTTCACGCTAAAAAAATAGTGGGGATCCTTCAAGAGATCTACGCTAAACTTATAGTGTACAATTTCACCCAAATGATCATAGATCATGTATCACTCCAAGAAAAGGCTCGATCATATCAATATAAAGTTAATTTTACAGTCGCTGTGAGACTGTGTAGATCTTTTATTAGAGGAAAATCCCCACCAAAACGGTTAGAATCCTATATTTCTAAAAATATTCTTCCAATCAGGAATGGTCGGCATTATAAAAGATCATCCAGCAGAAGAAAAGCATCAGGATTCAACTACAGAATAACATAA